The Malus domestica chromosome 10, GDT2T_hap1 nucleotide sequence ttgaagtttgaagtttgagtTCTGTAAAAATGGTGGAGGTTTCCGAATCGGCATCGAAAGAGGAGGAGGTTGAGCTGGATTTGGGGCTGTCGATCGGCGGCAGCTTCCGAAAACCGGAGAACTCGAAGCTGGCCAAAGGGTTCGACGTAGATCCGAGAAAGACTGAGCACCAAATACAGCCATCCCAACCGAACGCGCCATCTCCATCGCCGTTCGAGTCGTCGGAGCCGGAGAGCGCGCTTCTGGATCCGCATACGAAACGGGAGATGCAGGCGTTGAGAAGGCAGGAAGCCAAGAGGAAGCGGGAGCAGAAGAAAGGCCGGGGACAGAACGAGCCCCAAGTGGAGGAGCACCCGGCGGTGAAGAAAGAGAGAACGGAGACGAATGTGAATGTGAATGTGAATCTGAATTTGAGCAACGGACAAACGGAGCTGCGCTGCCCGGTTCAACAACCAGGTCAGTACCCGTACCCGCCGGTTCAGTTTGTTCCGTACATGAACGGGTTCTCGTATCCTTGCGTGATGCCGTGCTGGGCCCCCAGCGGCGGCGGCGGGTTCCGGCCCTTTCAGGCGCATAAGGAtacggggaagaagaagaacgggTGTGAGACGGAGCAGAATAGTGGGTCGGGTAAAACGGCGCCGGTGAATGGTGGGTTGGGTAAGAAACCGGCGTCGGTAAATGTTTCACCAATGTGTAGTTCCTCCACCGTGTC carries:
- the LOC103445531 gene encoding ninja-family protein 2-like; translation: MVEVSESASKEEEVELDLGLSIGGSFRKPENSKLAKGFDVDPRKTEHQIQPSQPNAPSPSPFESSEPESALLDPHTKREMQALRRQEAKRKREQKKGRGQNEPQVEEHPAVKKERTETNVNVNVNLNLSNGQTELRCPVQQPGQYPYPPVQFVPYMNGFSYPCVMPCWAPSGGGGFRPFQAHKDTGKKKNGCETEQNSGSGKTAPVNGGLGKKPASVNVSPMCSSSTVSDHQSAASQDGMLGGGSSESKSHSSQSIQENTEPVSNSLESNSEGNEQKLNPKTEPKSETAEASPTPKPISPKQEYSPPIPPLKEVTKTDPIAKPPKPQISKNGSSTVSLPQMPYVSTTGTGPNGKTVHGFLYRYTNSEITIVCVCHGTTFSPSEFVQHAGGTDVSQPLRHITVIPSAFG